From the genome of Bosea sp. Tri-49, one region includes:
- a CDS encoding ester cyclase, giving the protein MTQMPQGRDAPQDEPSLLFEGVTLSPQKEIVRVFYKEMWDHADKSLIPRIFHEDFTFRGSLGPVLHGHREFAGYVDWVTGSLGEYTSDILALVEEGNRVFGRLRFHGFHRREMFGVPPTGRHVWWHGAPAFTFEGGLVRDLFVLGDIHGLIGRLKQG; this is encoded by the coding sequence ATGACGCAGATGCCGCAGGGCCGAGACGCGCCGCAGGACGAGCCCTCACTCCTCTTCGAGGGCGTCACGCTCTCGCCGCAGAAGGAGATCGTCAGGGTCTTCTACAAGGAGATGTGGGACCATGCCGACAAGTCGCTGATCCCGCGGATCTTCCATGAGGACTTCACCTTTCGCGGCTCGCTCGGCCCGGTCCTGCACGGCCATCGCGAGTTTGCGGGCTATGTCGACTGGGTCACCGGCTCGCTCGGCGAGTACACCTCCGACATTCTCGCGCTGGTCGAGGAAGGCAACCGCGTCTTCGGCCGCCTGCGCTTCCACGGCTTTCACCGCCGCGAGATGTTCGGGGTGCCACCAACAGGCCGCCATGTCTGGTGGCATGGCGCGCCGGCCTTCACCTTCGAGGGCGGCCTTGTGCGCGACCTCTTCGTGCTCGGCGACATCCATGGCCTGATCGGACGCCTGAAGCAGGGCTGA
- a CDS encoding efflux RND transporter permease subunit — translation MSVSAFCIRHPVATILMSCALILGGLFAWRSLPVAALPRAEFPVVNVSAQLPGASPEIMATSVATPLIKQFATIAGIDSIATTNALGTTSIAIQFALDRDIDAAAADVQAAIARTQRQLPVDMTTPPSYRKFNPADAPILLLALKSEVTPLSKIDAFVQQVLSPTLSTVEGVAQVQIFGSQKYAVRIQVDPTALAARGIGINDLQAAITAANVNTPVGTMQSGPQQLTIEAETQLADAAHFADIIIATRDSRPVRLGDVAKVIDSVENLQLASWYDGTRALVVAVFRQPDANTVEVVDRVRTAISQMQSLLPPATTLGLLNDRSASIRQAVEDVQFTLGLTIVLVVAVIFLFLRRFTATLIPAVAVPISLIATLGAMYLFDFSIDNISLLGLTLAVGLVVDDAIVMLENIVRHMEEDGLSAFDAALKGSSEIGFTIISISLSLVAVFIPVLLMGGVIGRVFNEFAVVVTVAILASAFVSLTLTPMMCARLGASAAAHGEGKDRLAFLERGFDAVLGAYRAGLDLNLKYRRTVLMIFVASVAASAWLVMTIPKGFFPQEDIGQIQVATEARQDISFDAMSALQQKVEEVFRRSPYVAHVASTIGSGGQSSSLNAGRLFVELKPKAQRPPLQQMLADLRRQLAAIPGIATYMSPVQNLNIGARASKSQYQFVMQAIDQAALSDWSGKMLEALQHDPLFVDVTTDLQNKALLANLIVDRSKAQSLGISADVLRSSLYSGFGVRQISTIYTTSDSYQVIIEFNPDIEWSNDRLDQVRFRSSSGALIPLGTFARIERKAGPLTVNQLGQLPAVTLSFNLPAGRALGEAVQRIDAIKAGLNMPPQIGTSFAGVAKTFEQSLGNQGLLIAGAVLTIYIVLGILYESFIHPLTILTGLPAAALGALLTLKLFGLDLSVIAVIGLLMLIGIVKKNAIMMIDVALELQRAGEPPETAIREACLRRFRPIIMTTLAAILGALPIAIGAGASAELRQPLGLAVVGGLIVSQVLTLFITPVIFLAMEGLSRRLGGSGAATPAPAETPRTTG, via the coding sequence ATGTCGGTCTCCGCCTTCTGCATCCGCCATCCGGTCGCGACGATCCTGATGTCGTGCGCGCTCATCCTCGGCGGCCTGTTCGCCTGGCGCTCGCTGCCGGTCGCGGCGCTGCCGCGGGCTGAATTCCCGGTCGTCAACGTCTCCGCGCAATTGCCCGGCGCCTCGCCCGAGATCATGGCGACCTCGGTGGCGACGCCGCTGATCAAGCAGTTCGCTACCATCGCCGGCATCGACTCGATCGCCACCACCAACGCGCTCGGCACGACCTCTATCGCGATCCAGTTCGCGCTCGACCGTGACATCGACGCCGCTGCCGCCGACGTCCAGGCCGCGATCGCCCGCACCCAGCGCCAGCTCCCGGTCGACATGACGACGCCGCCGAGCTACCGGAAGTTCAACCCCGCCGACGCCCCGATCCTGCTGCTGGCACTGAAGAGCGAGGTCACTCCGCTCTCCAAGATCGACGCCTTCGTCCAGCAGGTGCTGTCGCCGACGCTCTCCACGGTCGAGGGCGTGGCCCAGGTCCAGATCTTCGGCAGCCAGAAATACGCGGTGCGCATCCAGGTCGACCCAACGGCGCTCGCCGCCCGCGGCATCGGCATCAACGATTTGCAGGCAGCGATCACCGCCGCCAACGTCAACACTCCGGTCGGGACCATGCAGTCCGGCCCACAGCAATTGACGATCGAAGCCGAGACCCAGCTCGCCGACGCCGCACACTTTGCCGACATCATCATCGCCACCCGCGACAGCCGCCCGGTGCGGCTCGGCGACGTCGCCAAGGTGATCGACTCGGTCGAGAACCTCCAGCTCGCCAGCTGGTATGACGGCACGCGCGCGCTCGTCGTCGCGGTTTTCCGCCAGCCCGATGCCAATACGGTCGAGGTCGTCGACCGCGTCAGGACGGCGATCAGCCAGATGCAATCGCTGCTGCCGCCAGCGACCACGCTCGGCCTGCTCAACGACCGTTCCGCCTCGATCCGCCAGGCGGTCGAAGACGTGCAGTTCACGCTCGGATTGACGATCGTGCTCGTTGTCGCGGTGATCTTCCTCTTCCTACGTCGCTTCACCGCAACGCTGATCCCGGCCGTCGCCGTGCCGATCTCGCTGATCGCGACGCTGGGCGCGATGTACCTGTTCGACTTCTCGATCGACAACATCTCGCTGCTCGGCCTGACGCTGGCAGTCGGCCTCGTCGTCGACGACGCCATCGTCATGCTCGAGAACATCGTCCGCCATATGGAGGAGGACGGGCTCTCGGCCTTCGACGCGGCGCTGAAGGGGTCGAGCGAGATCGGCTTCACCATCATCTCGATCTCGCTCTCGCTGGTCGCCGTCTTCATCCCGGTGCTGCTGATGGGCGGCGTGATCGGGCGCGTCTTCAACGAGTTCGCGGTCGTCGTCACCGTCGCCATCCTCGCTTCGGCCTTCGTCTCGCTGACGCTGACGCCAATGATGTGCGCCCGCCTCGGCGCCAGTGCGGCCGCCCACGGGGAAGGCAAAGACCGGCTCGCCTTCCTAGAACGCGGCTTCGACGCCGTGCTCGGCGCCTATCGCGCCGGCCTCGACCTCAACCTGAAATATCGCCGTACGGTTCTGATGATCTTCGTCGCCAGCGTTGCCGCCAGCGCCTGGCTGGTGATGACCATTCCCAAGGGCTTCTTCCCGCAGGAGGATATCGGCCAGATCCAGGTCGCGACCGAGGCGCGCCAGGACATCTCCTTCGACGCCATGTCGGCCTTGCAGCAGAAGGTCGAGGAGGTTTTCCGGCGCTCGCCCTATGTCGCCCATGTCGCCTCGACCATCGGCTCCGGCGGCCAGTCGAGCAGCCTCAATGCCGGGCGGCTCTTCGTCGAACTGAAGCCGAAGGCGCAGCGCCCGCCCCTGCAGCAGATGCTCGCCGATCTGCGTCGCCAGCTCGCCGCCATCCCCGGCATCGCGACCTACATGTCGCCGGTGCAGAACCTGAACATCGGCGCGCGTGCCTCGAAGAGCCAGTATCAGTTCGTGATGCAGGCGATCGACCAGGCGGCGCTGTCAGACTGGTCCGGCAAGATGCTGGAGGCGCTGCAGCACGACCCACTCTTCGTCGATGTCACCACCGACCTGCAGAACAAGGCCCTGCTCGCCAACCTCATCGTCGACCGATCCAAGGCGCAGTCGCTGGGCATCAGCGCCGACGTGCTGCGCTCCAGCCTCTATTCCGGCTTCGGCGTGCGCCAGATCTCGACGATCTATACCACCAGCGACAGCTACCAGGTCATCATCGAGTTCAATCCCGACATCGAATGGTCGAACGACCGGCTCGATCAGGTTCGCTTCCGCTCTTCCTCGGGCGCGCTCATCCCGCTCGGCACCTTCGCCAGGATCGAGCGCAAAGCCGGCCCGCTGACCGTCAACCAGCTCGGCCAGCTCCCAGCCGTCACCCTCTCCTTCAACCTGCCCGCCGGCCGCGCGCTCGGCGAGGCCGTGCAGCGCATCGACGCGATCAAGGCCGGGCTCAATATGCCGCCGCAGATCGGCACCAGCTTCGCCGGCGTCGCCAAGACCTTCGAGCAGTCGCTCGGCAACCAGGGCCTGCTGATTGCTGGCGCGGTGCTGACGATCTACATCGTGCTCGGCATCCTCTATGAGAGCTTCATCCACCCGCTCACCATCCTGACCGGGCTACCGGCAGCGGCCCTCGGCGCGCTCCTGACGCTGAAGCTCTTCGGTCTCGACCTCTCGGTCATCGCCGTGATCGGGCTGCTGATGCTGATCGGCATCGTCAAGAAGAACGCAATCATGATGATCGACGTCGCGCTCGAATTGCAGCGCGCCGGCGAGCCACCGGAGACTGCGATCCGCGAGGCGTGCCTGCGTCGCTTCCGGCCGATCATCATGACGACGCTGGCGGCGATCCTCGGCGCCCTGCCGATCGCGATCGGCGCCGGCGCCAGCGCCGAACTGCGCCAGCCACTCGGCCTCGCCGTCGTCGGTGGATTGATCGTCTCGCAGGTGCTGACCTTGTTCATCACCCCGGTGATCTTCCTTGCAATGGAAGGGCTCTCGCGCCGGCTCGGCGGTAGCGGAGCGGCCACGCCCGCCCCGGCGGAAACACCCCGCACGACAGGGTGA
- a CDS encoding DUF1330 domain-containing protein, with amino-acid sequence MSDHTSFSRETFAAFRADDRPGPVQMLNLIRLNVEAQYPDGPHGGGREAFAVYGRISAPVLSRLGGRILWRGSFEQMLIGPRGERWDICFIAEYPSVEAFAAMFRDPIYREAMVHRQAAVKDCRLIRLETREAGVTFAG; translated from the coding sequence ATGAGCGATCATACGAGCTTCAGCCGCGAGACCTTCGCCGCCTTCCGTGCCGACGATCGGCCGGGCCCGGTGCAGATGCTGAACCTGATCCGGCTCAATGTGGAGGCGCAGTATCCGGACGGGCCGCATGGCGGCGGCCGCGAGGCCTTTGCCGTCTATGGCCGGATCAGCGCGCCGGTGTTGTCGCGGCTCGGCGGACGCATTCTCTGGCGCGGCAGCTTCGAGCAGATGCTGATCGGCCCGAGAGGCGAGCGCTGGGACATCTGCTTCATCGCCGAATATCCGAGTGTCGAGGCTTTCGCCGCGATGTTCCGCGATCCGATCTATCGCGAGGCGATGGTGCATCGGCAGGCGGCCGTGAAGGATTGCCGATTGATCCGATTGGAGACGCGGGAGGCGGGCGTGACCTTCGCCGGATAG
- a CDS encoding LysR family transcriptional regulator: MARAARHQDRNPCDFSTENQAVAWLSEHPVIPKLVGSTTLRYFSEVADRGSFRAAAESLRIAASAINRQVSNLETDLGVKLFERARGRAGLQLTEAGRILQFRLRSAINELRIANDEIIALQGLGRGYVTIGFNDVIVNAILPEVIKRFHQAHPNITFGVKVDSTRGLVSRLKDGDIDFAVAYNFSPEAELSYMESISLKMYMIASPDHPLAARASVALSDLSGHNLILPDGSGFIRQVFNIAFGGSNALINQIVQTNSFELIHSLVESGVGISIVTGREQRGAQARLTHVEIDDALLSQNVLACCKLTDRNLSPAATAFAGAVCDALRAFGHREAHSGKAGEGKIGPDP; this comes from the coding sequence ATGGCGAGGGCTGCCCGCCATCAGGATCGCAATCCCTGTGATTTTTCGACGGAAAACCAGGCGGTTGCATGGCTATCGGAGCACCCGGTGATTCCTAAATTGGTGGGTTCGACCACGCTGCGCTACTTCTCCGAGGTGGCCGACCGTGGTTCCTTTCGCGCTGCGGCGGAATCCCTGCGCATCGCAGCGTCGGCGATCAACCGACAGGTCAGCAATCTCGAGACCGATCTCGGCGTGAAGCTGTTCGAAAGGGCGCGCGGTCGAGCCGGGCTGCAGCTGACGGAAGCGGGGCGCATCCTGCAGTTCCGCCTGCGCTCGGCGATCAATGAACTGCGCATCGCAAACGATGAAATCATCGCGCTGCAGGGTCTGGGTCGCGGGTATGTGACGATCGGCTTCAACGATGTCATCGTGAATGCAATACTGCCCGAAGTGATCAAAAGGTTTCATCAAGCCCATCCGAATATAACCTTCGGCGTCAAGGTCGACAGCACGCGTGGACTTGTTTCGCGCCTGAAGGATGGCGACATCGATTTTGCAGTTGCCTATAATTTCTCTCCGGAAGCAGAGCTTTCATACATGGAGAGCATCTCTCTCAAGATGTATATGATCGCCTCACCCGATCATCCGCTTGCGGCGCGAGCGTCCGTCGCGCTGTCGGATCTCAGCGGACACAATCTCATCCTGCCGGACGGATCGGGATTTATACGGCAAGTATTCAATATCGCGTTCGGTGGGTCCAATGCGCTGATCAATCAGATCGTCCAGACGAACTCCTTCGAGCTGATCCATTCGCTTGTGGAAAGCGGAGTCGGGATCAGCATCGTGACCGGGCGAGAGCAGAGAGGAGCTCAGGCGCGACTGACCCATGTCGAGATCGACGATGCTCTTCTTTCACAGAATGTGCTCGCCTGCTGCAAATTGACCGACCGCAACCTTTCACCCGCCGCGACGGCGTTCGCCGGCGCCGTCTGTGACGCTTTGAGAGCATTCGGGCATCGTGAAGCTCACTCCGGCAAAGCCGGAGAGGGAAAGATCGGGCCCGATCCGTGA
- a CDS encoding TetR/AcrR family transcriptional regulator — protein sequence MTEPDKPTRTRIIEAASKLFYGEGIRAVSVDAVAEKAGVTKRTLYYHFESKDELVAAYLEARDQPNLKLMAGWFDKAEGGLPQKIEAIFQNLARSARHPRWKGCGFLRTAAELANLPGHPAIKIGARHKAGFERWLAGECASHGVAAPKELARHVVLLMDGAFSVMLVHRDPAYVEAAGRAAAALAAGSFRG from the coding sequence ATGACCGAACCCGACAAGCCGACGCGCACCCGCATCATCGAGGCCGCCAGCAAGCTCTTCTATGGCGAGGGTATCCGCGCCGTCAGCGTCGACGCTGTTGCCGAGAAGGCAGGCGTCACCAAGCGCACGCTCTATTATCATTTCGAGAGCAAGGACGAGCTCGTCGCCGCTTATCTCGAGGCGCGCGACCAGCCCAATCTCAAGCTGATGGCCGGCTGGTTCGACAAGGCTGAGGGCGGGTTGCCGCAGAAGATCGAGGCGATATTCCAGAACCTCGCCCGCTCGGCCCGGCATCCGCGCTGGAAGGGCTGCGGTTTCCTGCGCACCGCCGCCGAGCTCGCCAACCTGCCCGGCCATCCCGCTATCAAGATCGGCGCGCGCCACAAGGCCGGCTTCGAGCGCTGGCTCGCCGGCGAGTGCGCCAGCCATGGCGTCGCCGCGCCCAAGGAGCTCGCCCGCCATGTCGTTCTGCTGATGGACGGTGCCTTCTCGGTCATGCTCGTCCACCGCGACCCGGCCTATGTCGAGGCCGCCGGCCGCGCCGCCGCTGCTCTGGCCGCAGGCTCGTTTCGAGGCTAG
- a CDS encoding YadA-like family protein, translating into MTDCTDGRAQGRFRGGFAGNWVSGGDSRSLRRRLMAVLRMAHRVLGVSRKAMGLGTLGVGGGLRSAGAIGGLAVLAALGLFSPAQAQYQAGGGTAVGGNSVAIGNGTQANGATSVALGTSNSATGDASIAIGNSMSANGLNAIGIGVFAGANGVNALAIGGNAQATGDAASSIGVNSVAAAGAAAFGLNARADGVNSTAIGFVTRATGLRATALGFGATASGLDSIAQGNSATATNQNSIAIGFQATATAINSVNLGNRTAAGMGALQESAVAIGTDVLASQVDATAIGRQSRATGTSATAMGRNASAWGNQSIAFGLGAVAGVQANTAIPNSIAIGTNAVSSGAFGVAIGSAANATADAGTAVGNAAIASSQNASAFGSGANATGANSLAAGVSANASGIASTAVGIGAVTSGTNAVAVGVSASASALNSIYLGSRTFGAGASAQSAIGIGTDVSASAANAIAVGLQATAGSVDAVAIGTNANASGGKAVAIGAGNVAYGDGAVAIGDPSFASGTGAFTGGANNIANADGTASATAANQANGAVAIGNNNVAIGQGSVALGNFSRAGAAGAVAFGDAAVANNARDVALGSGSATTVAVGTPSAVINGTAYGFAGTGPTSTVSVGTAGAERTITNVAAGRINGGSTDAINGSQLFATNQAVDAIGVTVNNITTGAGIKYFHANSVLPDSQALGTDSVAIGPNAVANNTGDVAIGLNSVSGPTTAVAGTTIGGTAYSFAGANPAGGAFSVGSVGAERQIQNVAAGQLTAGSTDAVNGSQLFATNQQVTVNTTNLTTLGTTINNIAGNVSTVYTDANGDGIRYVRTNDRTLAITDSFAQGIAATAVGYQAIAVADNSLALGRDSQAIVLGGVALGSGSIADRALAPASGTITVGTNLIPYNTTDKTLLGAVSVGNSTSFRQITNVADGTLDQDAVTLRQLKGAMSSFSVTPIRYFHANSTASDSLAVGVDSVAVGPRTTVNGDNGIGMGNGAIVQMTAPGGIAIGQNATVNLADGVALGTNSTANGIQALALGPGATASHAGSVALGAGSATDAAVGTASTTIRGTVYNFAGAAPVGTVSIGNVGAERTLTNVAAGRISATSTDAINGSQLYATNVALESLAGGIGAISNSAVFYDLNVDGSKKNSLTLQGGDPNAPVVISNVAEGVKGTDAVNVNQLNRGIAEAKSYTDSQIANIVDAGKAYTDQKFGQLNQEIRAARQEARQAAAVGLAAASLRFDDRPGKLSVAAGGGVWRNEGAFAFGAGYTSENGRVRANLTGATSGGEWGVGAGVSFTLN; encoded by the coding sequence ATGACTGACTGCACTGACGGGCGCGCGCAGGGTAGGTTCCGTGGCGGCTTCGCCGGCAATTGGGTTTCGGGCGGCGACAGCCGCTCGCTACGCCGGCGCCTGATGGCGGTGCTGCGCATGGCCCACCGCGTGCTCGGCGTCAGTCGCAAGGCCATGGGGCTCGGGACGCTGGGCGTCGGCGGCGGCTTGCGTTCGGCCGGCGCGATCGGCGGCCTGGCCGTGCTCGCTGCGCTCGGGCTCTTCTCGCCGGCCCAGGCGCAATATCAGGCCGGCGGCGGCACGGCGGTCGGCGGCAACTCCGTCGCCATCGGCAACGGTACCCAAGCGAATGGCGCGACCAGCGTGGCGTTGGGCACCTCTAACAGTGCAACGGGCGATGCTTCGATCGCCATCGGCAATTCGATGAGTGCCAATGGCCTCAACGCCATAGGCATAGGTGTCTTCGCGGGTGCAAACGGCGTCAACGCACTCGCCATAGGCGGGAACGCCCAAGCCACCGGCGACGCAGCAAGTTCCATTGGCGTCAACTCGGTTGCCGCCGCAGGCGCGGCCGCCTTTGGCCTGAACGCGCGTGCCGACGGAGTGAACTCGACGGCGATCGGCTTTGTTACCCGGGCGACCGGGCTGCGCGCCACCGCGCTCGGGTTTGGCGCAACAGCGTCTGGGCTGGATTCGATTGCCCAAGGTAACAGCGCCACGGCGACCAACCAGAATTCCATCGCCATCGGCTTCCAGGCGACCGCGACCGCGATCAACTCTGTCAATCTTGGCAATCGGACCGCTGCGGGAATGGGCGCCCTTCAAGAGAGCGCCGTCGCCATCGGCACGGACGTATTGGCGTCTCAGGTCGACGCCACTGCCATCGGCCGCCAAAGCCGAGCGACGGGCACGAGCGCTACGGCGATGGGGCGGAACGCCAGCGCCTGGGGCAATCAGTCCATTGCATTCGGCCTCGGCGCGGTCGCCGGCGTTCAGGCCAACACAGCCATACCCAACAGCATCGCCATCGGCACCAATGCGGTCTCTTCCGGCGCTTTCGGCGTCGCGATCGGCAGTGCCGCAAATGCAACCGCCGATGCCGGGACCGCAGTTGGCAACGCTGCCATTGCCAGCAGCCAGAACGCCTCCGCATTCGGATCTGGTGCGAATGCGACGGGAGCCAATTCTCTCGCTGCCGGCGTCAGCGCCAATGCCAGCGGAATCGCCAGCACCGCGGTCGGCATCGGCGCCGTAACCAGCGGCACGAATGCCGTCGCTGTCGGCGTTTCGGCGAGTGCGTCAGCATTAAACTCCATCTATCTCGGCTCGCGCACCTTTGGAGCAGGCGCCAGCGCACAGAGCGCCATCGGCATCGGCACGGACGTGTCGGCGTCCGCAGCCAACGCAATCGCGGTCGGTCTCCAGGCCACTGCGGGCTCCGTCGACGCCGTCGCCATCGGCACCAACGCAAACGCAAGCGGAGGCAAGGCTGTCGCCATCGGTGCGGGCAACGTCGCCTATGGCGACGGCGCGGTCGCGATCGGCGATCCGAGCTTCGCCAGCGGCACCGGCGCCTTCACCGGCGGCGCCAACAATATCGCCAATGCCGACGGCACGGCGAGCGCCACGGCGGCCAACCAGGCCAATGGCGCGGTCGCCATCGGCAACAACAACGTCGCGATCGGCCAGGGTTCCGTGGCGCTCGGCAACTTCAGCCGGGCGGGCGCCGCGGGCGCGGTCGCCTTCGGTGACGCTGCCGTCGCCAACAATGCCCGCGACGTTGCCTTGGGCTCGGGCTCGGCGACCACCGTCGCGGTGGGCACCCCGAGCGCCGTCATCAACGGCACGGCCTACGGCTTTGCCGGCACGGGGCCGACCTCGACGGTGAGCGTCGGCACGGCCGGGGCCGAGCGCACCATCACCAATGTCGCGGCGGGCCGGATCAACGGCGGTTCGACCGACGCGATCAACGGCTCGCAGCTCTTCGCGACCAACCAGGCGGTCGACGCCATCGGCGTCACCGTCAACAACATCACCACCGGCGCCGGCATCAAGTATTTCCACGCCAACTCTGTCCTGCCGGATTCGCAGGCCCTGGGGACAGATTCGGTCGCCATCGGCCCGAATGCAGTGGCCAACAATACCGGCGACGTCGCGATCGGCCTCAATTCGGTGTCGGGCCCGACGACGGCGGTGGCCGGCACGACGATCGGCGGCACGGCCTACAGCTTCGCGGGCGCGAACCCCGCTGGCGGCGCCTTCTCGGTCGGCTCGGTCGGCGCCGAGCGCCAGATCCAGAACGTCGCGGCCGGGCAGCTCACGGCCGGATCGACCGACGCGGTGAACGGCTCGCAGCTCTTTGCGACCAACCAGCAGGTCACGGTGAACACGACCAACCTCACCACGCTCGGCACGACGATCAACAACATCGCCGGCAATGTCTCGACCGTCTATACCGACGCCAATGGCGACGGCATCCGCTATGTGCGCACCAACGACCGGACGCTTGCAATCACCGATTCCTTCGCTCAGGGGATCGCCGCGACGGCCGTCGGCTACCAGGCGATCGCCGTCGCCGACAATTCGCTGGCGCTCGGCCGCGACAGCCAGGCCATCGTCCTTGGCGGCGTCGCGCTCGGCTCCGGCTCGATAGCCGATCGTGCACTGGCGCCGGCGTCCGGCACGATTACGGTGGGAACCAATCTCATCCCCTACAATACCACCGACAAGACGTTGCTTGGCGCCGTTTCGGTGGGCAATTCCACATCCTTCCGCCAGATCACCAACGTGGCTGACGGAACGCTGGACCAGGACGCCGTCACACTTCGGCAGTTGAAGGGTGCCATGAGCTCCTTCTCGGTGACTCCGATCCGGTACTTCCACGCCAACTCGACCGCTTCGGATTCGTTGGCGGTCGGTGTCGACTCGGTGGCGGTCGGCCCGCGCACAACGGTCAATGGCGACAACGGCATCGGCATGGGCAACGGCGCCATCGTGCAGATGACCGCGCCCGGCGGCATCGCCATCGGCCAGAACGCGACGGTCAATCTGGCGGACGGAGTCGCGCTCGGCACCAACTCGACCGCGAACGGCATCCAAGCGCTCGCCCTCGGCCCCGGCGCCACAGCTAGCCACGCCGGCAGCGTCGCGCTCGGCGCCGGCTCCGCAACGGACGCGGCCGTCGGGACCGCCAGCACCACGATCCGCGGCACGGTCTATAACTTCGCGGGCGCCGCCCCGGTCGGTACCGTGAGCATCGGCAATGTGGGCGCGGAGAGGACGCTGACGAACGTCGCCGCCGGACGAATCTCGGCAACCAGCACCGATGCGATCAACGGCTCGCAGCTCTATGCGACCAACGTGGCGCTGGAAAGCCTGGCAGGCGGGATCGGTGCGATCAGCAACAGCGCCGTCTTCTATGACCTCAATGTGGATGGCAGCAAGAAGAACAGCCTGACCCTGCAAGGCGGCGACCCCAATGCGCCGGTCGTCATCTCCAACGTCGCCGAAGGCGTGAAAGGCACCGACGCGGTCAACGTCAACCAGCTCAACAGGGGCATTGCCGAGGCCAAGTCCTATACGGACAGCCAAATCGCAAACATCGTCGATGCCGGCAAAGCCTATACCGACCAGAAGTTCGGACAGCTGAACCAGGAAATTCGCGCAGCCCGCCAGGAGGCGAGGCAAGCCGCTGCGGTCGGACTTGCCGCGGCGTCGCTCCGCTTCGACGATCGTCCGGGCAAGCTCAGCGTGGCGGCCGGTGGCGGCGTTTGGCGAAACGAGGGCGCGTTCGCCTTTGGTGCAGGCTACACCAGCGAAAACGGCCGAGTCCGCGCCAACCTGACCGGCGCGACCAGCGGTGGCGAATGGGGCGTCGGCGCCGGTGTCAGCTTCACGCTGAACTGA
- a CDS encoding crotonase/enoyl-CoA hydratase family protein: MPENDPVLIQQREAIATLTLNRPGKLNALSYGLIDRLLDILDAIEVDPSIRAVILTGAGERAFSAGGDIHEFSQSVAAGPEQAVRDFVRRGQALTARLEAFSKPVIAAVNGLAFGGGCEVTEAVPLAIASERAMFAKPEINLGMPPTFGGTQRLPRLAGRKRALELLLTGDPFTPQRALELGLINAVVPHEELLPAAHALAARILRHSSLAAASILTAVTRGINTSIAEGLLIESEQFARIAPTADLREGLDAWMKRRQPIYSGDWSLVAKGS; the protein is encoded by the coding sequence ATGCCCGAGAATGATCCCGTCCTGATTCAACAGCGCGAGGCGATCGCGACGTTGACGCTGAACCGCCCCGGCAAGCTCAATGCGCTGAGCTACGGTCTGATCGACCGCCTGCTCGACATCCTCGATGCGATCGAGGTCGACCCGTCCATCCGCGCGGTGATCCTGACCGGCGCCGGCGAGCGCGCCTTCTCGGCCGGCGGCGACATTCACGAGTTCTCACAGAGCGTCGCGGCCGGGCCGGAGCAGGCGGTGCGCGATTTCGTCCGCCGCGGCCAGGCGCTGACGGCGCGGCTGGAAGCCTTCAGCAAGCCGGTGATCGCGGCGGTGAACGGGCTCGCCTTTGGCGGCGGCTGCGAGGTCACCGAGGCGGTGCCGCTCGCCATCGCCAGCGAGCGGGCGATGTTCGCCAAGCCCGAGATCAATCTCGGCATGCCGCCGACCTTCGGCGGGACGCAGCGTTTGCCACGGCTGGCGGGCCGCAAGCGCGCGCTGGAACTGCTTCTGACAGGCGATCCGTTCACGCCGCAGCGGGCGCTCGAGCTGGGGCTGATCAACGCGGTGGTGCCGCATGAGGAACTGTTGCCGGCAGCGCATGCGCTGGCGGCGCGCATCCTGCGGCATTCTTCGTTGGCGGCGGCGAGCATCCTCACCGCGGTGACGCGCGGCATCAACACCAGCATCGCCGAAGGGCTTTTGATCGAGAGCGAGCAGTTCGCCCGCATCGCGCCGACAGCCGACCTGCGCGAAGGGCTCGACGCCTGGATGAAGCGGCGCCAGCCGATCTATTCCGGCGACTGGTCGCTGGTCGCGAAGGGCAGCTGA